A DNA window from Chlamydia felis Fe/C-56 contains the following coding sequences:
- a CDS encoding adenylate kinase family protein — protein MIDESIADSLKLYTKPFSSILLFGPPGAGKDLLGDFIAHGGSQVYVSLGDIFRCYPIGSPIRQLFHKYAVSGSLIPDEDVVAVWNYYVQGLIATGKFLPDRQDLLISGLPRTVGQAKLLDAYITVRHVIILEVHEEAKLLERTQHSLYSKGRVNEVGIEVLQKRLQSYQKDIDAIIQLYPLHKISRISAEQKPMEVLRDVLSRLAHVFSHPGKPVN, from the coding sequence ATGATCGATGAATCGATAGCTGATAGCTTAAAGCTGTATACTAAACCTTTTTCTTCTATTCTTTTATTCGGTCCTCCAGGAGCTGGTAAAGATTTATTAGGAGACTTTATAGCTCATGGTGGTAGCCAAGTTTATGTTTCTTTAGGAGACATTTTCCGTTGTTATCCTATAGGGTCTCCTATCCGACAGCTTTTTCATAAATATGCAGTTTCTGGATCTTTGATACCGGACGAAGATGTCGTTGCTGTATGGAATTATTATGTTCAAGGATTAATTGCTACAGGGAAGTTTCTTCCTGATCGTCAAGATCTTCTCATTAGCGGTCTTCCAAGAACAGTAGGCCAGGCGAAACTTCTTGATGCGTATATCACGGTACGTCATGTAATTATTTTAGAAGTACATGAAGAAGCTAAACTACTCGAGCGTACACAACATTCTCTCTATAGCAAGGGAAGAGTTAATGAGGTAGGCATTGAGGTATTGCAGAAACGTTTGCAATCGTATCAAAAAGATATTGATGCCATTATTCAGCTCTACCCTTTGCATAAAATTTCGCGCATTAGTGCTGAGCAGAAGCCGATGGAAGTCCTTCGAGATGTGCTATCTCGACTTGCTCATGTCTTTTCTCATCCTGGCAAACCTGTGAATTAG
- a CDS encoding DUF720 domain-containing protein, which translates to MTVQPISTTSVDSIASREATQAAPLPPLDPLNTPPIGALLFSIYELLLQAIEIRQQTVLTQSQQLNDNTNIQQQLNQETNQIKFAVVNAGAKEDDITRVQNQNQNYSAQRSNIQDELVTARQNGQIILSHASTNINIIQQLASQDSSFLKTTSSIGSTVNQLNKPPS; encoded by the coding sequence ATGACAGTACAACCTATAAGCACCACATCTGTAGATTCGATAGCATCTAGAGAAGCGACGCAGGCTGCTCCACTCCCCCCCCTTGATCCGTTAAACACACCTCCTATTGGTGCATTGCTTTTTAGCATTTACGAGCTTCTTTTACAAGCGATTGAAATTCGTCAACAAACAGTTCTGACTCAATCACAACAATTAAATGACAATACTAATATTCAACAACAATTAAACCAAGAAACTAATCAAATCAAATTTGCTGTGGTAAACGCTGGAGCTAAAGAAGACGATATTACTCGTGTACAAAACCAAAACCAAAACTACTCTGCTCAAAGATCAAACATCCAAGATGAATTGGTTACTGCGAGACAAAACGGACAAATTATTCTCTCACACGCCTCTACGAACATTAATATCATCCAACAATTAGCCTCTCAAGACTCCTCCTTCTTAAAAACAACAAGTTCCATCGGGAGCACAGTAAACCAACTGAATAAACCCCCCTCATAA
- the fumC gene encoding class II fumarate hydratase, protein MRQENDSLGVIEVPEDKLYGAQTARSQKYFSWAPEVMPREVIQALVWIKKCSAKANRDLGFLDSKYCDMIVSAADEILEGNFDEHFPLRVWQTGSGTQSNMNVNEVIANLAIQRHGGVVGSKTPIHPNDHVNKSQSSNDVFPTAMHMAAVISIKKKLIPSMDHLQRALDAKVAEFRDCVKIGRTHLMDAVPMTLGQEFSGYSSQIRQCLERVAFSLTHMYELAIGGTAVGTGLNVPDGFIDKVIHYLRQEVGEPFIAASNYFSALSNHDTLVNAHGTLATLACALTKMATDLSFLGSGPRCGLGELLFPENEPGSSIMPGKINPTQCEALQMVCAQVIGNNQAVVIGGSRGNFELNVMKPVIIYNFLQSVDILSGGMRAFADYFVSGLRVNKLRLKEYLDNSLMLVTALTPVLGYDKCSKMALKAFHDNISLKEACIQMGYLSEEEFDRLVVPESMVGKH, encoded by the coding sequence ATGCGGCAAGAAAATGATAGTTTGGGAGTTATAGAAGTCCCTGAAGATAAGTTGTATGGTGCGCAAACCGCGCGTTCTCAAAAGTATTTTTCTTGGGCTCCTGAGGTTATGCCTCGAGAAGTTATCCAAGCTTTAGTATGGATTAAAAAATGTTCTGCTAAGGCCAATCGTGATCTAGGATTCTTAGATTCAAAATATTGTGATATGATTGTCTCTGCTGCTGACGAGATTTTAGAAGGTAATTTTGATGAACATTTTCCTTTAAGGGTGTGGCAAACGGGAAGCGGGACGCAATCTAATATGAATGTGAATGAAGTGATCGCGAATCTAGCCATTCAACGTCACGGAGGAGTCGTTGGCAGTAAAACACCGATACATCCTAATGATCATGTGAATAAATCTCAGTCTTCTAATGATGTGTTTCCAACAGCTATGCATATGGCGGCTGTGATTAGCATTAAGAAGAAATTGATTCCTTCTATGGATCATTTACAACGGGCTTTGGATGCTAAGGTTGCTGAATTTCGAGACTGCGTTAAGATAGGAAGAACCCATTTAATGGATGCTGTTCCTATGACATTAGGTCAGGAATTTTCTGGTTACAGTAGTCAGATTCGTCAGTGTTTAGAAAGAGTCGCCTTTTCTCTTACACATATGTATGAGTTAGCTATAGGGGGAACCGCTGTAGGTACAGGATTAAATGTTCCTGATGGATTTATAGATAAAGTGATTCACTATTTGCGTCAGGAAGTAGGAGAGCCTTTTATTGCAGCGTCGAATTATTTTTCAGCACTGTCTAATCACGATACCCTAGTGAATGCGCACGGAACTCTGGCTACTTTAGCTTGTGCTTTAACAAAGATGGCTACGGATTTAAGTTTTTTGGGATCTGGTCCTCGCTGTGGTTTAGGGGAGTTATTATTTCCTGAGAATGAACCTGGATCGTCGATAATGCCAGGGAAGATAAACCCTACGCAATGCGAAGCTTTGCAAATGGTTTGTGCTCAGGTTATCGGAAATAACCAGGCGGTAGTTATTGGTGGGAGTCGAGGAAACTTCGAACTCAATGTTATGAAACCTGTAATAATATATAATTTTTTACAGTCAGTGGATATCCTTTCAGGAGGAATGCGAGCTTTTGCTGATTACTTTGTATCGGGTTTACGTGTGAATAAGCTTCGTCTTAAAGAATACTTAGACAATTCTTTAATGCTCGTTACAGCTTTAACCCCTGTCTTAGGATACGATAAGTGTTCTAAAATGGCGTTAAAAGCTTTTCACGATAATATAAGCTTAAAAGAAGCTTGTATACAGATGGGGTACCTATCTGAAGAAGAGTTTGACCGACTTGTTGTCCCAGAATCTATGGTAGGAAAACATTAG
- a CDS encoding ABC transporter substrate-binding protein: MKKKFACYFLTISFFLLSWELFAKNNASFSFLCPPPSKIASHFSDSFDLILSYSWHTLRGILGGFFLALLLSIGLVILMLAYKPAKDLLNPLFILVQCTPMFTLAPLIVLWFGWGLSAVIVPTALTVFFPLTITIYQGITSTPEEFLEQFILHQATKRQTFIKLRLPHALPHIFSGLKIAMGSAGFAAIAGEWVASQSGLGILILESRRNYDMEMTFAGLFALTTLTFILFQGVLLSEKLTFALFRIKKTKKKFRLPSKKLAFLLLPLLILPIWKLKTKQETQSNLTPITLLLDWTPNPNHIPLYVGVSKGFFRNQGIDLHIQKSTDTGAVIPHVLFEKVDLTLYHALGVVKTSLQGAPVQIVGSLIGSTLQGFIYRKEDNITKIEDLNNKVLGFCLNNSKNLSCLLETLRLHGVVPSEVRNVSSDLISPMLLKKIDFLYGAFYNIEGVKLETLGMPVGFFLSDSYGLPTGPQLLLCGKKDTKATSPEIVKALQIALQQSIDFCKKHPKKAFQTYLKATADTPKIVKDELLQWKATLPLLAKSQEQLSEDLTKTLLKSIAQRYPNLADKTSEFSLAQIYPSNSQVCQDEKRHEQVEIAHLEGLPSASAQH; encoded by the coding sequence ATGAAAAAAAAATTCGCGTGTTATTTTCTAACAATTTCATTTTTCCTTTTGTCATGGGAGCTTTTTGCTAAAAACAATGCATCTTTTTCTTTCCTGTGCCCACCTCCCTCAAAAATAGCCTCCCACTTCTCCGACTCATTTGATCTTATTCTTTCTTATTCCTGGCATACTCTTCGAGGTATTTTAGGGGGATTCTTTTTAGCGTTATTGTTATCGATAGGGTTGGTCATTCTTATGCTTGCCTACAAGCCTGCGAAAGATCTCCTGAATCCTCTCTTCATCTTAGTACAATGTACCCCTATGTTTACCCTAGCTCCTTTAATCGTTCTATGGTTTGGCTGGGGCTTAAGTGCTGTCATCGTTCCTACAGCACTCACAGTTTTTTTCCCTCTGACCATCACTATTTATCAGGGGATTACATCTACTCCCGAAGAATTTCTCGAACAATTTATTTTACATCAAGCCACAAAAAGACAAACCTTTATCAAGCTACGTCTTCCGCACGCTCTTCCTCATATATTTTCGGGATTAAAAATTGCTATGGGGTCTGCAGGATTTGCAGCTATAGCTGGAGAATGGGTCGCTTCACAATCCGGTCTAGGAATTCTTATTCTAGAAAGCCGAAGAAACTATGATATGGAAATGACCTTTGCAGGATTGTTTGCTTTAACAACCCTGACATTTATCCTATTTCAAGGTGTTTTATTAAGCGAAAAACTCACATTTGCTCTATTTCGCATAAAAAAAACGAAAAAAAAATTTAGACTTCCTAGTAAAAAACTGGCTTTCCTACTTCTTCCTTTGCTCATCCTGCCTATATGGAAACTTAAAACCAAGCAAGAGACGCAGAGTAATCTTACTCCTATAACATTGCTTTTAGATTGGACCCCCAATCCTAACCATATCCCTTTATACGTAGGAGTTTCCAAAGGATTTTTCCGAAATCAGGGTATAGATTTACATATTCAAAAAAGCACTGATACGGGCGCTGTGATTCCTCATGTTTTGTTCGAAAAAGTAGATCTGACCCTCTATCACGCCCTTGGAGTAGTAAAAACTTCTTTACAAGGGGCCCCTGTACAAATCGTAGGATCCTTAATTGGATCCACTCTACAAGGATTTATCTATAGAAAAGAAGATAACATCACAAAAATAGAAGACTTGAACAATAAGGTTCTGGGTTTTTGTTTAAACAACTCCAAGAATCTATCCTGTTTATTAGAAACACTACGCCTACATGGTGTTGTGCCCTCAGAAGTGAGAAATGTAAGCTCTGACTTGATCTCACCGATGTTATTGAAGAAAATCGATTTCCTATACGGAGCTTTTTATAATATCGAAGGCGTAAAGTTAGAAACACTAGGAATGCCAGTGGGATTCTTCCTTTCTGACTCCTATGGGCTCCCCACAGGCCCTCAGCTTCTCCTATGCGGGAAAAAAGATACAAAAGCTACATCTCCAGAAATCGTTAAAGCCCTCCAAATCGCCCTTCAACAAAGTATTGACTTCTGTAAAAAGCATCCCAAAAAGGCTTTTCAGACATATCTTAAAGCCACGGCCGATACCCCGAAAATCGTTAAAGATGAGCTCCTGCAATGGAAGGCAACTCTTCCTCTACTCGCTAAATCTCAAGAGCAACTAAGTGAAGATCTAACAAAGACTTTACTAAAGTCTATAGCACAGCGCTATCCAAACCTTGCAGATAAAACCTCTGAATTCTCTCTAGCTCAGATATACCCATCTAATTCACAGGTTTGCCAGGATGAGAAAAGACATGAGCAAGTCGAGATAGCACATCTCGAAGGACTTCCATCGGCTTCTGCTCAGCACTAA
- a CDS encoding NhaD family Na+:H+ antiporter, whose translation MLKFQLCALFLFGYIAIVFEHIVRVNKSAVALAMGGLMWLVCFSHVQHADHMILAEEIADMAQVIFFLFSAMAIVELIDAHKGFSLIVRCCQIQSRTLLLWVLIGLSFFLSAALDNLTSIIIIISILKRLVKSREDRLLLGAVCVISVNAGGAWTPLGDVTTTMLWINNKVTSWGIIRALFIPSLVCVLIAGICAHFMLKKRASGAIAKELEIECSPKKSGLIICIGLGSLLMVPVWKACLGVPPFMGALLGLGLVWLASDWVHSPHGEDRYHLRVPHILTKIDISSITFFIGILLAVNALTFSNVLSELSMSMDRIFSRNVVAIFIGLISSVLDNVPLVAATMGMYQVPTDDTLWKLIAYAAGTGGSILIIGSAAGVAFMGIEKVDFLWYFKRISWIALASYFGGLISYFMLERIALFF comes from the coding sequence ATGTTGAAATTCCAATTGTGCGCTCTGTTTTTATTTGGATACATCGCGATTGTTTTCGAGCATATTGTGCGAGTGAATAAATCTGCTGTAGCGCTTGCTATGGGAGGTTTGATGTGGCTAGTTTGTTTTTCTCATGTTCAACATGCTGATCATATGATTCTAGCCGAAGAAATTGCTGATATGGCTCAAGTCATTTTTTTCTTGTTCTCAGCAATGGCCATTGTTGAACTTATAGATGCTCATAAAGGGTTTTCTCTTATAGTACGGTGTTGTCAGATACAGTCTAGGACTTTACTACTTTGGGTGCTTATAGGACTTTCCTTTTTCTTGTCTGCAGCCCTAGATAACCTAACATCTATTATTATCATCATATCCATTTTGAAGCGTTTGGTTAAATCAAGAGAAGATCGTCTACTTTTAGGCGCTGTTTGTGTGATTAGTGTAAATGCTGGAGGAGCTTGGACGCCTTTAGGGGATGTTACAACGACCATGTTATGGATTAATAATAAAGTAACTTCTTGGGGAATTATTCGTGCTTTATTTATTCCCAGTTTGGTGTGCGTTTTAATTGCTGGAATCTGTGCTCACTTCATGCTTAAAAAAAGAGCCTCAGGCGCGATTGCTAAGGAACTTGAGATAGAATGTTCTCCTAAAAAAAGCGGTTTAATCATTTGCATTGGTTTAGGTTCTTTATTAATGGTCCCTGTGTGGAAAGCATGTTTAGGAGTTCCTCCCTTTATGGGGGCTTTATTAGGTCTTGGACTTGTCTGGTTAGCCAGTGACTGGGTTCATTCTCCTCATGGTGAGGATCGCTATCACTTACGTGTTCCTCATATTTTAACAAAGATCGATATATCCTCGATCACCTTCTTTATAGGCATTTTACTGGCTGTTAATGCTTTAACTTTTTCTAATGTTCTCTCTGAACTTTCCATGAGTATGGATAGAATATTTTCCAGAAACGTTGTGGCTATTTTTATTGGTCTTATTTCTAGCGTATTGGATAATGTTCCCCTTGTTGCAGCGACTATGGGCATGTATCAAGTCCCTACGGATGATACTTTGTGGAAATTAATTGCTTATGCTGCGGGCACGGGAGGAAGTATTTTAATCATTGGGTCAGCTGCGGGAGTTGCCTTCATGGGTATCGAAAAGGTTGATTTCTTATGGTATTTTAAAAGGATTTCTTGGATTGCCTTGGCCAGCTATTTTGGGGGTCTTATTTCATATTTTATGCTCGAACGCATCGCCCTATTTTTTTGA
- a CDS encoding MarC family protein, with product MLLTLINLSLLFYVLFDAPGSVPVFVSLLKHFSAKRQQRIILRECVFALATLLLFVTFGRKFFHFLDISLYAFQFIGGVLLFSVSLKMMLVPPPVESDSSEPCSEPIFFPLAFPIITGPAVITSLLSYMEEGLFSKELILSAMIIAWVLSVFTLLSSSFFNRVLGPSGLVALERLFSIALLLMSANLMLKGISIAFNIGYYIK from the coding sequence ATGCTATTAACTCTGATTAATCTTAGTTTATTATTCTACGTTCTCTTTGATGCTCCGGGATCTGTTCCTGTTTTCGTATCCTTATTGAAGCACTTTTCTGCGAAAAGACAACAGCGCATTATTCTTAGAGAGTGTGTTTTTGCTCTTGCCACATTGTTGCTGTTCGTCACTTTCGGGAGAAAATTCTTCCATTTTCTGGATATCTCCCTATACGCATTTCAATTTATCGGGGGCGTACTATTATTTTCAGTATCATTGAAAATGATGCTTGTTCCTCCCCCTGTAGAATCTGATTCTTCTGAACCTTGCTCAGAACCGATTTTCTTTCCTCTGGCCTTTCCTATAATTACTGGTCCTGCAGTCATTACCTCTTTACTTAGCTATATGGAAGAAGGGCTGTTTTCTAAAGAGCTTATTCTAAGTGCTATGATCATAGCGTGGGTACTTTCCGTATTCACTTTATTAAGTTCGAGCTTTTTTAATCGTGTCCTAGGACCTTCTGGCCTAGTCGCTTTGGAAAGATTATTCAGTATTGCTTTATTATTAATGTCTGCAAACCTCATGCTTAAAGGTATTTCAATAGCATTTAACATTGGTTATTATATTAAGTAG
- a CDS encoding solute carrier family 26 protein has protein sequence MKVALSFKHLVPKLYTCIKDGYTFNTFKKDFIAGLTVGVLAFPFAIAIAIGVGVSPIQGLLASIVGGFLASALGGSRVLISGPTSAFISILYCISAKYGVEGLFTITLMGGVFLVAFGLTGLGTFIKYMPYPVVTGLTTGLAVIIFSSQIRDFLGLQMGDSIPTDFIAKWIAYWDYLWTWDSKAFAVGLFTLLIMIYFRNYKPRYPGVMIAIIVASTLVWLLRIDIPTIGSRYGTLPQSIPLPSFPNLSLTKILQLMPDALTIAVLSGIETLLSAVVADGMTGWRHQSNCQLVAQGIANIGTSFFAGMPVTGSLSRTAASIKSGAATPIAGIIHSAFICVILLALAPLTIKIPLTCLAAVLILMAWNMSEIHHFIHLFTAPKKDVVVLLTVFILTVMTTITSAVQVGMMLAAFLFMKQMSDLSDVISTAKYFDETKQAKDDDLFSKSEVPAHTEIYEINGPFFFGIADRLKNLLNEIEKPPKIFILCMSRVPTIDASAMHALEEFFLECDRQGTLLLLAGVKKTPLSDLKRYHLDELIGVDHIFSTTKSALLFAQALINLESKSSH, from the coding sequence GTGAAAGTCGCGTTATCGTTTAAACATCTTGTTCCTAAGCTCTATACCTGTATTAAGGACGGTTATACTTTTAATACATTTAAAAAAGACTTCATAGCAGGTCTAACTGTGGGAGTCTTGGCGTTTCCATTCGCTATCGCCATCGCCATTGGTGTAGGCGTATCTCCTATACAAGGTTTATTAGCGTCTATTGTTGGAGGTTTCCTAGCCTCAGCTTTAGGTGGTAGCAGAGTCCTTATATCAGGACCAACAAGCGCATTTATCTCTATACTTTATTGTATTTCCGCAAAATACGGGGTGGAAGGGTTATTTACAATCACCCTAATGGGAGGAGTATTCCTAGTGGCCTTTGGGCTTACTGGTCTCGGAACTTTCATTAAATATATGCCCTACCCCGTGGTTACAGGACTAACAACGGGTTTAGCCGTTATCATTTTCTCCTCTCAAATTAGAGACTTTTTAGGTCTTCAAATGGGAGATAGCATTCCTACCGACTTTATTGCTAAATGGATCGCTTATTGGGATTATTTATGGACATGGGACAGTAAAGCTTTTGCCGTAGGGTTATTCACTCTACTGATCATGATTTACTTTCGCAATTACAAACCACGTTATCCCGGAGTAATGATTGCGATTATAGTAGCCTCAACACTGGTATGGTTATTAAGAATTGATATCCCGACAATTGGCAGTCGCTATGGAACCCTGCCACAATCGATTCCTCTCCCCTCATTTCCAAATCTTAGTCTGACAAAGATTTTACAACTCATGCCAGATGCTCTGACTATCGCCGTTCTTTCCGGAATAGAAACCCTACTGTCAGCTGTGGTTGCCGATGGTATGACTGGGTGGAGACACCAATCTAACTGTCAGCTGGTTGCTCAAGGCATTGCAAATATTGGGACGTCTTTTTTTGCCGGCATGCCCGTAACAGGCTCTTTATCAAGAACAGCAGCTAGTATTAAGTCTGGAGCAGCAACCCCAATAGCTGGGATAATTCACTCCGCATTTATTTGTGTTATTCTTTTAGCCTTAGCTCCGCTAACAATAAAAATTCCTCTTACCTGTTTAGCAGCTGTTCTGATCCTTATGGCTTGGAACATGAGCGAAATTCACCACTTTATTCACTTATTCACAGCTCCAAAGAAAGATGTTGTTGTTCTTCTTACCGTCTTTATTCTTACCGTGATGACAACCATCACCTCCGCAGTACAAGTAGGAATGATGTTGGCTGCATTTCTATTTATGAAACAAATGAGCGACCTCTCTGACGTGATATCTACTGCAAAATATTTTGACGAGACTAAACAAGCAAAAGATGACGATCTCTTTTCAAAGTCTGAAGTTCCTGCTCATACAGAAATTTATGAAATCAATGGTCCTTTCTTCTTTGGAATTGCTGATAGATTGAAAAATCTTCTAAATGAGATAGAGAAACCACCAAAGATCTTCATATTATGTATGAGTCGTGTTCCTACGATTGATGCATCAGCCATGCACGCTCTGGAAGAATTCTTCCTCGAATGTGATCGTCAGGGAACTCTTTTACTTCTAGCCGGAGTTAAAAAAACACCGCTAAGCGATCTTAAACGCTATCATTTAGATGAACTTATCGGTGTTGATCATATCTTTTCAACTACGAAGAGTGCTCTCTTATTTGCTCAAGCACTGATTAATCTAGAGAGCAAATCGTCTCACTAA
- a CDS encoding methionyl aminopeptidase: MKRNDPCWCGSKRKWKHCHYPQYPKLSWEQQKQYYASQYDIILKTPEQIEKIRYACQVTARILDALCEASKEGVTTEELDQLSRKLHKEYDAIPAPLNYGSPPFPKTICTSLNEVICHGIPNNIPLKNGDIMNIDVSCIVDGYYGDCSRMVMIGEVSDIKKRVCQASLDCLNAAIAVLKPNLPLYEIGEAIETCADDYGFSVVDQFVGHGVGIKFHENPYVPHYRNRSAIPLAPGMIFTIEPMINVGEKDGILDPENHWEARTCDNKPSAQWEHTLLITETGYEILTLLEK; encoded by the coding sequence ATGAAAAGAAATGATCCCTGCTGGTGTGGAAGCAAGCGCAAGTGGAAACATTGCCACTATCCTCAGTACCCTAAACTATCTTGGGAACAACAAAAACAATACTATGCATCGCAATACGATATTATTTTAAAGACCCCTGAACAAATCGAAAAAATCCGTTATGCCTGTCAAGTGACAGCTCGTATTCTGGATGCGCTCTGTGAAGCCTCTAAAGAAGGTGTGACTACAGAAGAGCTAGACCAGCTCTCCCGTAAATTACATAAAGAATATGACGCTATTCCGGCGCCTCTAAATTACGGCTCCCCTCCCTTCCCCAAGACTATTTGCACCTCTCTTAATGAAGTAATCTGTCACGGGATTCCCAATAATATTCCTTTGAAGAACGGGGATATTATGAACATCGACGTTTCCTGTATTGTCGATGGGTATTATGGAGACTGTAGCCGCATGGTCATGATCGGAGAAGTCTCAGACATAAAAAAACGCGTATGTCAAGCGTCTTTAGATTGTTTAAATGCAGCTATTGCTGTGTTAAAACCTAATCTACCCCTATACGAAATCGGCGAAGCTATAGAGACTTGTGCCGATGATTACGGGTTTTCTGTTGTTGATCAGTTTGTAGGTCACGGGGTAGGAATAAAATTCCATGAAAACCCTTATGTTCCCCATTACAGAAACCGTAGCGCTATTCCCCTAGCTCCTGGAATGATATTTACCATTGAGCCCATGATCAATGTTGGGGAAAAAGACGGAATTCTTGACCCAGAAAACCACTGGGAAGCACGGACTTGTGACAACAAACCCAGTGCGCAATGGGAGCATACCCTGCTTATTACTGAGACAGGTTATGAGATACTAACTCTTCTAGAGAAGTAA
- a CDS encoding MarC family protein yields MDTMYLLFPQACILLLAADALTNVLALNCVLSNYSRKKRLSLLIRESLFALVSMFALYAAALGTLYVLKTPPCAIQVVGGIAVTLAGMRAILNLNRENTWQGFASTSSLSLVTPIALPLMIGPSWLAACCILIGKRYSFTSISLILFLSWALISLTTIILQVFIGVGKEKTKVLLATQTVLGLFATIVGTQLLMSGLQLAFL; encoded by the coding sequence ATGGACACTATGTATCTTTTATTCCCCCAGGCCTGCATATTATTATTAGCGGCGGATGCTCTAACTAATGTTTTAGCATTAAACTGTGTACTTTCTAATTATTCTAGAAAGAAACGATTGTCTCTATTAATCAGGGAAAGCTTGTTTGCTCTTGTTAGCATGTTTGCCCTTTATGCTGCAGCTCTAGGAACCCTATATGTATTAAAAACACCTCCATGTGCAATACAAGTTGTCGGAGGGATTGCGGTCACTTTGGCAGGAATGCGAGCTATTTTAAATCTAAATCGAGAAAATACCTGGCAAGGCTTTGCCTCTACCTCCTCCTTATCCCTAGTTACGCCTATTGCTCTACCTCTTATGATCGGGCCTTCTTGGCTAGCAGCCTGCTGCATTTTAATAGGCAAGCGCTACAGCTTTACCTCTATCTCGCTTATTCTCTTTCTTTCTTGGGCACTGATTTCCTTAACAACTATCATTTTACAAGTTTTTATCGGTGTAGGAAAAGAAAAGACGAAAGTTCTCCTTGCCACCCAAACAGTGCTTGGTCTTTTCGCAACGATTGTAGGCACACAGCTGCTTATGTCTGGATTACAACTAGCTTTCTTATAA